A region of the Silene latifolia isolate original U9 population chromosome 9, ASM4854445v1, whole genome shotgun sequence genome:
TACTCGTTCGATTAACTCCAGCAAAAATCCTCTCGATCAAGTATAGAACCTACTCGACCGAGGAACACCATAAAccctcttctcgatcgaacatagcAGGAGTTCGATCGAAGAATCTTCAGCATcaaaaagggttcgatcgagaaATTAAGTCAGCAACGAGCTCGATCGAGTTAGCTACCACTGTGTCAACACATAAGACGTTGATTAGCTTCCAAGacaacttcacgcatcccaaggcagaAGTATTCTCGCTCCAATTACATCCATCTTCTAAATGCATGCTTTTAGGACATTTCGAGGCTTGATTTTGCTCCTTAcgggtccatttctgcaattgaagccaaacaaaccaaagtagagaacacgggggacatttgtagctcagtgctactaaatatgcataaaaaTGCGTtcaaaatgaagtacaaaatgcctatataaaatgctcgtatcaaacttcctcaaaccaaacctttgcttgtccccaagcaaactaaatgcaactaactagTAGAATGGAGTGAAACTCAGAGCTTGCTACAAATCGTCTACCTAAACCAGTTTAATataataaattaacaaaatagCAACAATGTcagatgcaaacgagttatgaagatGTTTATGAAAATAGcagaaccgtcgaccttgcaagaccttcaaAATTGGATTCGCACGGGTCACTCTCTCtcaatgaagcaaagggtaagcgtataaatgtaagagagaaagaaacaaatagtcgctcacctaaactacgacctacataaacatgcattcaatctaatatgataaacaattctagctaTCATACACATACATTCCTTCCAATCAAGGTCCTGTCACATGCCGAATGCTTACAAAAGTTtggaaaagtgaggcaatgggtaagaaggggtaaAATATTTTGGACATGTAGAgatataagccaagctagtaacctaAACAAAACCAATAATACAACATCGTGCTTCAAaaccatcaaaattaagcacaaataCCTTTATTTGGCAAACAACTCACTTAACCAAAATATTAAACTCCTCATATAATAGAATTAGCAACATAGGAGTAGAAttaacttttttcttttttttttttccttttttcaattcttttcttttcccttttttttctttcttttagttttttttttcgacTTTTTTTTTCAACATTCTCCTTTTCCAAAACTACCAACTCCCAACTTTACAGTGCAAACCAAATTTGACACAATAAATGATATACCCGCAAAACAAacgctaaactagcttgacaaggcaggctaagtttggatgtagttaagggtcaaaaaggcaaatttggttaatgtggagttaatgggtagCAATGATATAAAGGGGTATGTAAGCACCTCTCCTACATGTGACACCGGCCAGCAACATGGGGGGTCGTAGTCATCGGATCTGCTTAATCTGCAAATAACATGCAGGAATAGTCGATCGACAACAAGAAGCTCTTGATTGAATAAAGTAAGCTTTCGATCGAGAGAGTAACAGCTCGATCGAATTGGCCTGAAGTGCAGAATTATCGATCGACCATATAGAAGTGATCGATCAAATAAATACCATGGATAATCGTTCGATCGAATTTTCCTCTTGTACGCAGCCCAAGGCTTCTCCCCTATACCTGCAAATACGCAAATAGCGACCACAAATACTACCAATACCAAATATAAATTGTTTTTCAGTCTATAGTCATGAAAACCAAATATTAAACACGCAACAAAACCTGAaatgtttggaaaaaaaaaatccaacTGAAAAGTTTTAAACTccaggttgcctcccggtcagcactagtttcagataggtcccagctcgaccttctcctCATCATCTTCCAAAGCAGCTAAATTTTCCACAACAAGGCTTCTAACTGAATGAAGTCCCCTCAGCGTCCATGAGCTTTACTTGAGGCCTCCACACCATTGTATCAACTGAAGAACAACAACTCTTCGCAGCGTCATGGCCTCCACCTTTGGCTTCCTCGCGCGCTTTCTTCTTATACGGCATAGCCTCGTCCAAACCTCCACCCGGGTCATCAATTATTACCGTTCCAGTCTCCAAATTCAACGTACCATGCCCGACTCCTAGGTCTTTAAACCTGTCAAGACCTGTGGAAGTAGTAACAAAGAGATATTCCTCCAAgttgctcccaaactggggcggaggtgtcaaatCAACGGCAATATGTGACGCAACAGAAGGATTAGATGGAACCCCATCGGGTTCTACAGTAGGGATAACATTACAGGGCATGACTTGCATAGGTGCCCTGCGTATACTAGACTGGGTAAAAACTAAGTCCTCCGCTCCTACTTGAAAGGTAAATGTCCTAGCCTCGACATCTACAATTGCACCAACAGTGTGCAAAAACGGTCTCCCTAAGATAATAGGGGTACGGGTGTCCTCGGGTATGACTAAAATAACAAAGTCGATGGGAATAAAGAACCTTACGATCCTAAAAAGTACATCTTCCAAAACTCCTAAAGGGCGTGATAAagaacggtcggccatctgaactgtcatgctAGTACacttaaactttgtcaaacctaATCTCTTAGCAAGAGATAAAGGTAAGACACTGACACTAGCACCTAAGTCAAATGAAGCATTGTCGATCAGGTGGGTCCCTATGTGACATGGtatagaaaaactacccgggtcagaaAGCTTAGGAGGGGTCCTATTCTGAAGAAGTGCGCTGCACTCTTCAATCAAGGCCACCATCTCAATATTATTAATATCTCTCTTACGCCATAAAATTTTTTTCATAAAAGAAGCGTAAGAAGGTACCGGGGCAATTAGCTCATCGAAAGGCTTAGCGATGTCGAGAGTCCGCAAAAGCGGCGGCCAGCGACCAGGAAAAGGAACTCTAATCGAATAGGATTGGTCCTTAAGTTCCTCATTATCGTCATCCGGAATAGGCATAAAAGGCATAACACCATGCTGCGTAGAACATAAATTCGATCGATTaagtaaatcactcgatcgaattgtTTCATCACACAAAACGTTCGATCGAACACTAAagtctgttcgatcgagttgttcttctCCAGCAATGTTCGATCGAACAGCAACATCTGGTCGATCGTGTAAGTGTTACTCcagattgctcgatcgaacaccaataTATGCTCGATCGAATTTCTCTGTCGTGATAGCACTTGAATTGACAAAAGACGCTTCTCTTTGAACAGTAACTTTAGTCTCCGAGTTATAAACATCAGCATCATCAATAGGCAATTCAGGTCCTTTATAGGGAGGACCGCTCTCGGTATATACAGCATATACCTCTCGGGTTTCCTAAAAGTTCACTCGGCAGTTACTTGAGCCAACTGAGTCTCAAGTCTCTTGATAATGGCATCTTTAGCTTGCATAATCTCTTGCGCTTGCAGTACAAGTGTCTTCACTATAGAtttcaattcagcaatctcttcatTCTTTTTTGCAGGGGGAGGGGTTTGTTGTTATGGCggccaaacaaatggaggcttttAATAGCCTTGTTGCTGAAACGGGTGTGGCGACACATATGTCGGTTGTTGCGAAGGTGGGGTAAAGTTTGGGTAAGCCCCACTATGGTTGCCATAGGAATGACTACCTCATCTACACtgcttaaacgcatagacttcatcATTCTCCGCCATACAAACAATAGCATTGTtccccgcagcaccacatctctcacggtagaccacctgttgcgccatagtATGGAACTGAGGTGGACCACCCCAAGATTGTCTACTCTTCAGCTTGTCAGATCTTTCATTAtgagcttcaaattgtgctataattctggagacgttagacatcttggtagaagaatcaaaggtactcaagccttccctttgacgctTTTCTCCAAAAATCCTGTCCAAGTAGGACTTGTAGGACCTATCACAACAAAACTAgaagaaaagataagaactgcctcaaggaataaattccttgaggctaaagacaaacaaaaataaagCAAGTAAAAAGCTTcgcctccctggcaacggcgccaaaattttatgagggttgtcgcaaccctatcaaagataaacccgaggggtctctaactaatgcagaTAGGGAAATCGGGGTCGAATCCACGGTGAGGCTATGTTGCTATCTACTTGCTAATCTAAGTCTGTCGGTGTCACAAATGGGGGTATAGATAtaataactaaactaaacaataaaaattaaaagaGTCTAACAGATAAGAGAAAgggactaggatgtcggttcatcaatgaatgccAGATAAATGCAGCTAAGGTCAGAGATCAATCACATGTATCAGTTTACGGGGCAGTGAATACGTCCTTTCAGTCCTCTATtcccctaaaatactactaacttaactttcgccctcattagagtatccTAAAGAATGTAGCGGGTCGCactccttccaatctttcgatctaggtcggggtttgCCAAAAACAACTAGAAAAATTATGTGCATTAACCGTCTAATAGTCATTAAATGCTAAATATAACAAAAAAGACATGATACTGacaacagatctgcaaacctaattagcagcTATCATCAATTCATCGATTCCCCTAAATCTTAGcgagggaattagctatgcataatgaaattaacaaaactaataacaactaaagcaataatcaataataacataataataagaGGGAAGAAAcgaaataacataaactaaaataacaaagagattaaaggaagagaaattaagggagtaagagaaTTAGAGAAGCAAAGGGATAAAGAATTATTACTAGAATTAATAGAAGGGAAGAGAAATTATAGAGTTTAAGATCCGGAAAATAGGAGAAGAGAACTATGCAATACTGATCTACTCTAATCTACTGCCCATCGtggaaataagaatgaatgcTGAATGAATACCTAAACCTAATTAGGTCTCTTCTTTTTATAAGAGAGATATTTATTCACTAAATAAGATAactaatataataaataaataagttcACGCAATAAAATCTTGCGTCAGGTCACaacctgttcgatcgagcatattgaaactactcgatcgattaactcCAGCAAAAATCCTCTCAATCGAGTATAGAACCTACTCGACCGAGGAACACCATAAACCCTTTTCTCGATCGTACATAGCAGGAGTTCGATCGAAGAATCTTCAGAATcaaaaagggttcgatcgagcaattaagTCAGCAACGAGCTCGATCGAGTTAGCTACCACTATGTCAGCACATAGGACGTTGATTAGCTTCCAagacgacttcacgcatcccaaggcagaAGTATTCTCGCTTCAATTCCATCCATCTTCTAAATGCATGCTTTTTGGACAGTTCGAGGCTCGATTTTGCTGCTtccgggtccattcctgcaattgaagccaaacaaaccaaagtagagaacacgggggacatttgtagctcagtgctactaaatatgcatagaaatgcgttcaaaatgaagtacaaaatgcctatataaaatgcacgcatcaaacttccccaaaccaaacatttgcttgtctccaagcaaactaaatgcaactaactagTGGAACGGAGTGAAAcgcagagctagctacaaatcgtcTACCTAAGCAAGTTTAATGcaataaattaacaaaatagtAACAATGTCAGATGCAAATGACTTATGAAGATGTTTATGaaaatagctgaaccgtcgacctttcAAGACCTTCAAAATTGgattctcacgggtcactctctctcaatgaagcaaagggtaagcgtataaatgtaagagagaaaaaaaaatagtcgctcacctaaactacgacctacataaacctgcatgcaatctaatatgataaacaattctagctaccgtacacatacattccttCCAATCAAGGTCCTGTCACATGTTGAATGCTAACGAAAGTTtggaaaagtgaggcaatgggtaagaaggggtacAATATTTTGGACATATGGAggtataagccaagctagtaacctaAACAAAACCAATAATACAACATCGCGCTTCAAaaccatcaaaattaagcacaaatgCCTTTATTTGGCAAACAACTCACTCAACCAAAATATTAAACTCCTCATATAATAGAATTAGCAACATAGGAGTAGAATTAACTTTTTTCATTtttaaattcttttcttttcccttttttttctttcttttcgttttttttcttttcgactTTTTTTTTCAACATTCTCCTTTTCCAAAACTACCAACTCCCAACTTTACAGTGCAAACCAAATTTGACACAATAAATGATATACCCGCAAAACAAATGCTAAACTaacttgacaaggcaggctaagtttggatgtagttaaaggtcaaaaaggcaaatttggttaATGTGAAGTTAATGGGTAGCAATGAAATAAAGGCGTATATAAGCAGCCCTCCTACATGTGACACCGGCCAGCAACATGGGGGGTCATAGTCATCAGATCTGCTTAATATGCAAATAACATGCAGGAATAGTCGATCGACTACAAGAAGCTCTTGATCGAATAAAGTAAGCTTTCGATCGAGAGagtaaacagctcgatcgaatcgGCCTGAAGTGCAGAATTATCGATCGACCATATAGAAGTGATCGATCAAATAAATACCATGGAAAATCGTTCGATCGAATTTTCCTCTTGCATGCAACCCAAGGCATCTCCCCTATACCTGCAAATACGCAAATAGCGACCATAAATACTACCAAAACCAAATCTAAATTGTTCTGCAGTATATAGTCATGAAAACAAAATATTAAACATGCAACAAAagttgaaatgtttgaaaaaaaaatccaactaaaaagttttaaactccgggttgcctcccggtcagcgctagtttcagataggtcccaactCGACCTTCTCCTCATCATCTTCCAAAGCAGCTAAATTTTCCGCAACAAGGCTTCTGACTGAATGAAGTCTCCTCGGCGTCCATGAGCTTTACTTTAGGCCTCCACACCATCGCATCAACTGAAGAACAGCAACTCTTCGCAGCGTCATGGCATCCACCTTTGACTTCCTCGCGCGCTTTCTTCTTATACGGCATAGCCTCGTCCAAACCTCCACCCGGGTCATCAATTCTTACCGTTCCAGTCTCCAAATTCAACGTACCATGCGCGCCTCCTGGGTCTTTCAACCTGTCAAGACCTGTAGAAGGAGTAACAAAGAGATATTCCTCCAAgttgctcccaaactggggcggaggtgtcaaatCAACAGCAATATGTGACGCAACAGAAGGATTAGAAGGAACCCTATCGGGTTCTACATAAGGGATAGCATTACAGGGCATGACTTACATAGGTGCCCTGCGTATACTAGACTGGGTTAAAACCAAGTCCTCCCCTCCTACTTGAAAGGTAAGTGTCCTAGCCCCGACATCTacaattgcaccagcagtgtgcaaaaacggtCTCCCTAAGATAATAGGGGTACGCGTATCCTCGGGTATGTCTAAAACAACCAAgccgacgggaataaagaacctcccgatccgaACAGGTACATCTTCTAAAACTCCTAAAGGTCGTGATAAagaacggtcggccatctgaactgtcatgctACTACacttaaacttggtcaaacctaATCTCTTAGCAAGAGATAAAGGTAAGACACTGACATTAGCACCTAAGTCACATGAAGCATTGTCGATCAggtgggtccctatatgacatgGTATAGAAAAACTACTCGGGTCAGAAAGCTTAGGAGGGATCCTATTCTGAAGAAGTGCGATGCACTCTTTAGTCAAGGCCACCGTCTCAATATCATTAATATCTTTCTTGCGCCATAAAATTTTCATCATAAAAGAAGCGTAAGAAGGTACATGGGCAATTAGCTCATCAAAAGGCTTAGCGATGTCGAGACTCCGGAAAAGGTATTTAAACGTGCTAAGCGGCGGCAAGCGACCAGGAAAAGGAACTCTAATCGGATAGGATTGGTTCTTAAGTTCCTCATTATCGTCATCCGGATCAGGCGTAACATCATGCTGCGTAGAACATAAATTCGATCGATTaagtaaatcactcgatcgaattgtTTCATCACACAAACGTTCGATCGAACACTAAagtctgttcgatcgagttgttcttctCCAGCAATGTTCGATCGAACGGCaacatctggtcgatcgagtaagtcttcctccagattgctcgatcgaacaccaataTATGCTCGATCGAATTTCTCTGTCGTGACAACACTTGAATTGACAAAAGACGCTTCTCTTTGAACAATAACTTTAGTCTCCGAGTCATAAACATcagtgttaggcctggaaatccgcagatattTCAGGATGATATTTTGCCCTGATCTGACCATCAGGGTATCAGGACGTCAAGCCACCAAGGTACAAGAAGACAGGTGCCAGCCATGGAGACACAATAAAATGTCGAAACCGAACCTCCTAATCATCAGGCTTACAACAGTTTCATCAATTTCTCGAGTATTCTCAATAGTACGAGGAATCTGTCTCGTCGGCGGCTACTCAACCCCTAATGTCGATGGAGAACACTGTGAGCCAGCGACGATGGTGACGGTGCTGGAGAAAAAGAGGAATTGCATGACGGAGCTTGCGGTGACGAGTGGAATCTTGTTAAGACCTTTGTATGATCGATCATGTAATTTTAGTGATTTGATTAGAAACAATGAAGCCATTATTAACGTTTTTTAGAGAATTTTGGGGGTTTTATTTAAGAGAGAGGTAGGTTATTTTAATTTACTCGGTTGTGTTTATTTTGTTGTGTCTCGTTTCATCTACGCGTTATTTTTTATCTCAGTTGTTTTATGAGATTAAATCTCAGCCCTTCAATTGTTTTTATTTAATGGCTGAGATTttaaagcacaaactcaccataagaaccaaattcacgagatcccgcctctataaaGTTAGGTTcttataagttttgtttcttatggtgagtttgtgctttgaaatctcagccactagattatattagagatgaatggccaagattTAATCTTAtttgtcatataaaaccattgtcatttatttattttctcttttttctagtgttactcttttttttttatctccttttttttacctcgtgttattatgctgttattatgcttattttttacgactttgatttttttttctcttatgttttttctctaattttctcattatgttacatttttttctttttctttttgtaccagattttttttactttaattttttttctcttttttttacttcatattatgctgttattgtgttttttttttactttgattttttttacgactttgaatttttttttctctttttttatcacgtgttattgtgctgttattgtgctgttattcttattctggtgttattgtgatgttattccgatgtcactttgatttttttactacttttgattttttttactttttttctaccacatgttattgtgttgttattctggtgttattgttattctggtgttaatgtgatgttattccggtgttactttgattttttttactactttgatttttttactcttttttttactacgtgttattgtgttgttattctggtggtattgttattctggtgttattgtgatgttattccggtgttactttgattttttttttactactttgattttttctcttttttttactacgtgttattgtgttgttattctgatggtattgttattctgttgttattgtgatgttattccggtgtcactttgatttttttttactactttgatttttttttttctcttttttttccccgtgttattgtgctattatagtagtattattgtggtgttattgtagtgttattcttatgttattgtggtgttagGTGTTATTGTAGTATTATTCTTACCGTTTGATTATCATGTATTCATGTGTGCAAGTATTATGCACATAGCCAATATAAAACATCTGAAATACCAATAATTGCTGAAATACCAATATATAACATCCGACCCCGTTTCACGCTACAAGAGAGCCCAAGCTCGAGCCATTAATTGCAGATTTGCTTCTCAAATAACAGTGACCAGCTGCCTAGCATTGAGAACGAACTCGGTATCAAAACTCGAGCATTgtcatcctcatcaccaccgagCCACCACTCCGTCATCAACAATTCGCAGCAGCTTACCCGAGCTCACCCAACAACTGCAACTAACAATCCAACCAAGTCAGCAACAACGATCATGGAGCAATTCCCGAATATGCGCAACCAGAGTTCAACCATCAATTTAATTCAACTCGACATCAATCAGCGACAAACCTGACCAAGTCGACCACCATTAAATTCCGTCAACAATCCGCAGCCCAGAAATGCGACAGCCATCATACTCGGATTGATCTGCTTTCCATTCACATTATTGCTCCACCATTCCGACGCATCACAACTATGTCAACCACCAGTGGAGCCCGCGCCAATACCGTGCTACTGCTCCTCATATCGCCAACCACTAGCAACACCACTTTACTCGTCGCCATCAGCATCAACTCAGAGTCGAGCAGCCCAGTTTACTCCCCATAACTCCAGTCAGCTCCATCGACAGCAACCGACACAACCAACTCTTGCTGAAGCCAGATTCGGCTTCAAAACCTCCTTACCAATTAATCAAATCAACAATCAGATATAATcaatacaaaaacaaaaataatcgAATTAAGAAAATGTAGTAACGATGAGAAAAAATTGAGTCCGGTCAACAACAAAAAACATTAGGAGTCCGATCATCTTTCAAAACAATGTTAAATTCATTTTTCTCAATCTCCGCAAACAActacaaataacaaaaaaaatagcACACAAATTCCTCAAAAACCTACTCAAAATCGCAGAAAACTCAAATCAACCCAAAACACGACACAATCAAAATGTCGAAACCGAACCTCTTAACCATCAGGCTTACAGCAGTTTCATCAGTTTCTCGAGTATTCTCAAGAGTACGAGGAATTTGTCTCGTCGGCGGCTACACAACCCCTAATGTCGATGGAGAACACTGTGAGCCAGCGGTGATGGTGCCGGTGCTGGAGAAGAAGAGGAATCGCATGACGGAGCTTGCGGTGACGAGTGGAATATTATTAAGACCTTTGTATGATCGATCATGTAATTTTAGTGATTTGATTAGAAACAATGAAGCCATTATCAACGTTTTTTAGAGAATTTTGGGGGTTTTATTTAAGAGAGAGAGATGTAGGTTATTTTAATTTACTCGGTTGTGTTTATTTTGTTGTGTCTCGTTTCATCCGCGAGTCATTTTTTTATCTCAGTTGTTTTATGAGATTAAATCTCAGCCCTTCAATTGTTTTTATTTAATGGCTGAGATTttaaagcacaaactcaccataagaaccaaacacacgagatcccgcctatatatatatatatatagagagagagagagagagagagagagagagagagagatatgagttcaaatgagtccacctaaaatggtgagtccactaagtcctaatcctagccattaATCTTCTAAGATGGATATTTGGGATTTTAAGATTTTAAATGAAAACTTTAGtgttttataaatgtaactttaatttatgagtgtaactttaattctttacaattataactttaatatttagggtcattttataaataaaaatttaaatttatgttataaaattttattttaaaatataaaattgatttttgagtgtaactttagtgttttgcgactgaaactttaatactaaaaattaaaacattaatttttttagacaatttctaatttaaaaatttgaatttatttaattgtactaatttataaatgtaactttaatgttttacgagtgaaactttaatactaaaaattgaaactttaattttttttagctaatttctaatataaaaatttgaatttatttaattttactgttttataaatgtaactttaatgttttacgagtgaaactttaatggtaaaaattgtaactttaactttttaagaaaatttctaatataaaaatttgaatttgtttattttacttatttataaatataactttaatgttttacgagtgaaactttaatcctaaatattgaaactttaatttttttagacaatttctaatataaaaattttaattttataaattttatataaatattgtaattttatgaatgtaactttaatgttttacgatgtaactttagtcataatttttgaaactttattttttttaggaTTGTAACTTTCCActaatatgaatttatgtaatttaagtcTTTGGCGAGTATAATTAGTCCATATTAGAGCGTAACTTTTGTCCATATaagcgtaactttagtccatgCCGCTGATAATTTATATTATTAACCACACATAACCACCACGGTCTCCTACTCCAATCACCGGACCCATGACcatcaccaaccaccaccaccaatttgaaaggaaagaaaaaaaacgcACCACCAatatgaaaaaataaaaaaaaaacttcaaaAAAAATATAGGAGGCAGCTGCCACACGACATCCAGCACCACACGACATCCACCACCACCAATGATTTACGAGTGAAACAAAATCCAAAAAAGAAAAACGCAGCAACAATACCACGACGCGACATCAACACCACCGCCACTCGACCCAAACATGACCCAAAAcaacagatctgaaaaaaaaaataaggaaaggagAAATGTGGTGCGGGGGCCTGACCCACCAACAGCCACCACGACAACGTTAACCACCACTatcaaatctggaaaaaaaaaaagaaaaggagaaacAATGAAGTGGTGGCGACATATCTGAACACAGGGAGGAGCGGGGTGGTGGTGTGGCGGCGGAAGATCTGAAGAAAGGGTGAGAGAGAGGCAGAGGGTGGCGGTGGTAGTGGGCAGGTGGTTGTGTCGGAGAGAGGGGGCGCGGGGAGAGAGGGAGGCagagggtggtggtggtagtggggAGGTGGCGGCTGGGAAGGTGGTGGAAGTTGGGAGAGTTTGA
Encoded here:
- the LOC141602024 gene encoding uncharacterized protein LOC141602024, producing MAVAFLGCGLLTEFNGGRLGQHDVTPDPDDDNEELKNQSYPIRVPFPGRLPPLSTFKYLFRSLDIAKPFDELIAHVPSYASFMMKILWRKKDINDIETVALTKECIALLQNRIPPKLSDPSSFSIPCHIGTHLIDNASCDLGANVSVLPLSLAKRLGLTKFKCSSMTVQMADRSLSRPLGVLEDVPVRIGRFFIPVGLVVLDIPEDTRTPIILGRPFLHTAGAIVDVGARTLTFQVGGEDLVLTQSSIRRAPM